One bacterium genomic window, ATGGGAGAAAATTTTGCAAACTATAAAGCAAATATTAAAACAACACTCAGCAAAGCCGATTTAAATGATGATGGATCACCTGAGTACCTTGCTGGCTCAGCAGGGCTTATGGGTTTTGAAGTTATTACCTTTTGCGATAAAGCCGACGCCAATGCCTGCGGATTATGCGGCGATGTCCCTATCGAAACATGCAATGGCATTGATGATGACTGCGATGGAAATATAGACGACGGTATTACCTGCCCGTATTGTGGCGATGGAAGTGTGAATCAGGATTTTGAAGAATGTGATGGTACAAGCGGACTTACAAATTCAAACTATACGTGCACAACGAGTTGTACCGAAACCTGTGCTCCAGGAAAAATTCAAACATCAGCATACCCTCTCGCTTGTGCTACTCCTACATGTGGTGATCGTATTGTAACAGCTCCCGAACAGTGTGAAACAACAATCACACGCTTAGGCTCTAATCAGCTTTGCACATCCTGCCAAATAACCTGCGCCAGCAATTATCATATGGAAGGCAGCACTTGTGTGCGCAATCCCTATTGTGGCGACAGCGTTATCAATCAAACCAGCGAACAATGCGATGGCACAGCAGGATTAGGACCCAATATGCAATGTAATAATTGCATTAAAAGCTGTGTAAGCGGCACTAATTTTGTAAATGGAGAGTGCGTAGCACCAACACCAGAACCTACTCCAACTCCCGAACCAACACCGGTAATAACACCAGAACCTACACCGCAACCAGAGCCAGAGCCTACTCCAACGCCAGAACCGACACCAACGCCCGAGGCTACTCCAACACCGGATCCGGTTCCGTCAGACAACTCAAACCCATCTGACTCGTCTGACGTGTCCGACTCGTCAGAAGCCCCCACACCCTGCGAAGAGCTAAACATCCAAGCCCAAAATGAGCCCGATAATTTTTACCCCATGCCCTATACACCACAAAATTTATCGACTGAAAGTACCTTTGTAATTTACACTTGCGAACTGACAAGTGGCAGCTACTGGACTCTTTTAAGCTCTGTTTTAAATTGTGACACTTGTCAAAGTCTCACCATAACATTGCCGTTGCCAGTAGAAGAGCCAAATGAAACACCAATACCTGTAATAGATGAAATTCCAGCACCAGAACAAAATACCCCCACAGCTGCCCCGGAATCAACAATAGAAGAAACTAACAATCCAACAACAGAAATGAATCCTGACCCAACGCCACTCAGCGAACCATCAGAATTTCATAACGAGAAAACCGAAATAGCCATTGAACAACCCATTGAAATAGAACAAACTGGGGTTACCGAAGAAGGTGCAGATAGCACAACCGAATCGCATGACAACACACAACCTCAAACTCCTAACAACACAGATAATCAGGAAGGATCGGATACCGGCAACAACGAAACCACAGACCCCGCCTCTTCCGGCTCTGTTGGGGGGTGTTCGTTAAGAACGCGCTAAGTATGAATTATTACCACATAACAATGGGCAGCATTTCTCTTTTGTCTTTTATTGGCGTACTCTATTTTTCGATATTTTCAAAAAATAGAGATCCTCATCAGGCAACAGATGAGAAAATTTTTTTATTAAGAGACGAAAACTTTGGCCCCAGACGTTCAAAAATAGTTTACTTTAAAGGTAAAAATATAGGCTTTACACAAAACTGGTCATCAGACCCTGTGGCGTTGGCATATTATACTCTTAAAGGCCATCCCACTGCCAAAAACAGAACCTGGCAATTTATTTGTGGCCTTACTTGCGGATTCAGCTTGATTGAATTTCTTAATAAAGATTCTGCAGCCTTAACTCTTTTTATTTATTTCTGCCTCGTGTTTTTTGTTTTTATTTTTAGTAAAAGCTATTTTAAAGCCTGGAAGCACATCAAGAACGGCACCCTGCCTCCCATGGATGAGAGAGATAAAAATAGTTATATATCTGATGAATCATGATATTTAAAACCGGATACACCCAATGACATTTTTATGAAAACAACCGATGCAAAAATTAAATTCCGCTATTTTATTTTGTTTATGCTCAACCTTTTATTTTTAACATTGCCATCAGGTTGCAGTGGTATATCCACTGGCTTTCCTCTTATTTTTTCAACAAACACTTCATTAATACTCGTAGACTTTCTTTTTTGCTCAGGATTTTTGGCAGCCCTCTATTTTTATTTTAAAAGGCAAAATTTTTTAATGGATCGCTTGAAGTATCAAGCTTTGCTCTTAGTATTTTTCTTATTCATCATTCAAAATATTTACACCATTATCCGTTACAATATAGCAGGGCTGGATATCATATCTGTTGATTGTTTTATTATTTACATGCCCGCTCTTTTTTTAATGATGGGACTACAATCACTAATTCACTCAAAATGGCTCGATTCTTTTATAAATAATCACAATGATATAGTTTCAACATGCAGCGTTGTTATCCAACTTGTTCTTTATTATTATGCTTTTTACGGAATTATTGTTTTATATCGACATATTAAGAATAAGAAACTTGCTTCTTAATTGCTACTACTAGGCAGTTAAATACTTTTGAAAATGCTTAAAGAAAAAGCCCAGAAGCTGCGACCTAATACCATCCACATCAAGTTTAGGATCGAGCGAAATGCGCAAACTAATGCCATCCATCAAACAATAAAGTATCATCGGTAAAATTTCGAGATCTTCTTTATCAAGCTTGATAGAAGCCCCTTCTTTTTCCACAAACTTTTTACACACATCGCCATATTCAGCGTAGTTATCGATAAGGTTTTGGGAGTTATCGGGATTATTTTTATTGTACGACCATACTTCCATTAAAAACATGGTAAGGTTTTCAATTTCTTTGCGAGAAGGCAGCGCCACATTAAACACTTCCAAAATTTTTTGCGGCGGCGGGATATCTTTATTCATCAAGTTTAAAAACTTGGCCTTTTCACGGTCCATCACAAACTTCATGGTTTCTTTAATGAGGCGGTCTTTACTTTTAAAATAGTAATTGAGAAGCCCCTTACTAAGCTTAGCTTCCACCGATATCTTTTCTAGGGTTAATTCTGATACTGGCCTATGGCTTAAAAAGCGGTAAACCGCCTCCATAATGCTCTTTTTACGCTCTGCTTCAAGTTTTGGATTTTTTGTTTTAGCCATACAGTTTATTGATATATTTCTATGATTTTACTTTGTTTTCCATAAATCTCAATAAAAAAAACAAGAAATATCATATATTTATCATTTAAACTTCAATAAATAAATTATCCAAGCAACTTATTTTTGATCTTGACGATAAGTAATTAATTGGTTAATGCGACAATACCGTCTCATAATTAAGTTATTTGGACGATTTTTATATAAGTCGTTAATTTACTTAAGAAAATTGTATATAAGCTATGCAACATAAATTTGTCCTTTTTCTTGCCTTCTTCTCTTTAGTGAGTACAACAGGCGCTTATGCTGATGATACTGGCTTTTTTACGGCTCAAAATTTAAGCGACCAATTTCAAAACCGGATTAGCGTTGGAAATGCTCATAGCTGTTTTATTAAAGATGATGGTGTTGCCAGTTGCTGGGGCAAAAATGATTTTATGTCTTTAGGCGACTCTTCCTATACACAAAGTTATTCTGCACGCCCCCGCCTTGTTCCACTTTACGACAATAGCGAATCTTATGTTTCAATAACAGCCGGTTTTTCTCACACGTGCGCAGTCACTTCTAACGGCCACGGACGCTGCTGGGGATATGATGCCTATGGCAATAACGGCAATGGTTTTAAAAACACTCTCTATAACGGCAAAAAATTTATTAACGCCGATACCGCCAAACCAGTTGTTTATTCATTTGAAAATAATGGCATCACACAAAACATAGAATTAACCGATATTTTACAACTTGGAGCAGGTAAAAATCACAACTGCGCAGTATTACACAATGGCGCTGTAGAATGTTGGGGCAATGCCAGCAATTGGGAACTTGGCAACAATGATAGTGGTACTAATAAAAATTATGCTGTTGCCGTTTTAGGTTATCATGGTCCCGGTGTTAATCTGCCCAATCCCGAATGTGCCAATACATGTAATCAAAGCTGCGTTATGCCCAATTATATGGGGCTCATGGTTGCCGGGACCAACATGAATACCTGCCTTGTTCGTTTGGATAATAAAATAGAATGTTGGGGAACAGAATCAAGCGATGCTCCTGTGAATGGCAACGATACCTATAGTGACGCTGTTCATTATCCTCAATCCCGTTTTGTACTTGATAGCATAACAAAAACACCCCTTGAAAAAGCTTTTTACGTAGCCGCCAGCAGTTTTCACGTATGTTCCGTAGTAGACGATGATATCCCTGGCGATAATGTTGGTTCTGTTTATTGCTGGGGCACTAACGACAATAGCCAGCTAGGAGACAACACAAAAACCGATCAAATCATGGCCGTAAAAGTAGCCGGCATCAGTAATGCCACCATGGTGGATTGCGGAGAAAAATTTAGCTGTGCTGTTACCACCGATGGAGAAGTTAAATGTTGGGGCTCGCAAATTGTTGGCCGTATGGGAAATGGCGTTTCAAGCGAAGCCGTGCAGTTTGTACCCTCCGCAGTAAAAACAGATGCTCAAACAAATTTATCAAATGCAGTTGAGGTTTCATTGGGTTTTGCCCATGCCTGCGCCTACACCAATAATAATGGCGTAAGTGATGTTTATTGCTGGGGCCAAAATACCAGCGGTCAATTAGGTAACGGCTCAACGGCTAATTCGTTGTACGCCAAGAAAGTAGCTTTTTAAAAGCTTCGCAGTACCCCTTCCATGGATCTGTCATGCCCAGACACAGATCCATTAATACCCGCGATGGGGAAGTTGCCCCTTCCCCATCGCAATTTTTTTGTGAATATTATGGAAAGTAATTTAGTAAATTTATATTTAAATGAAACCAGCTGGCCCGATACCACTAACATGGAGGATGTTTGTGATACACCTCCACTTTCTGATGCTCCCGCATATCCCAAACCATTAAGTGCTTTTGCACCGTCTCCTGTACCACCTGTTGTTGTTCCTGCTGCCAGAGAACTAGCAAAAGACGTCATTGCTATCCCTCCTGTTCGAACTGCAGTAAGCGCTTTAGGATTAAGTGTGCTTGTGGCCAATGGCCTGCGTTGTGAAACAAATCCTTCAGAATGTTATAATTTATATCGTAAACCTTCCTGGTCTTTTCAAATAAGCGGTGGCTTTAAACCCATACCACGCACCACCACTTATAACCATGATACCGATGAAATATTTGATTTAGGCACATGCCCTGAAGAAAAAACTGCAGACGATGATTTTACCACAACAACCGAACTTGGTTTTTCGCCATACGAAGAACAATACTTAGAAAGTCGCCCTACCCCTACTGTGGTAGACCCGGCCGAACCAAGTGCAGACCCCAACAAAAAACTGAGCCCTATAGTTATTCCTAAAACTCCAAGCCAAGAAAATGACGATGACAGTGATGCAGGCATTTCCATGAGTGCTGGCGATGATGATAATACGGCAGAAAATACGGATGTCACAGACCCCGATAAAAAAGTCGATGCTGTAGAATTACGTGAAGTCTTTAGCACAAAAATTTATTCAAAAAAGGGTTATTCTAAAGAAGAAATTATGGCCATGCCTGAGGCAGAACGCGCTATTTTCTACGCATGGTTTTTAGATTTATTAACCGAACCCGAGGAAGGTGCTACAAGTTTTGTTGTACCGTTTGCAGTAGATCAACATAAAACGCTTCCTCAACCCGCAGAAGACCCAAGCCATGAAGAGATCTTAAACAATCTCCATCATGCTGCACTGGGGCTATTAACCAGCACCGAACACCAAGGCTTACTTGATTCTTTAGATCAATTAACATTTTCCCCAAACATCATAAAAGAAACGGTTGACGATATTTTTCCTTTTAAAACAACAATAGTGGTAGATGGTGAAAAATTAGAAGTATTCACGCAATATAACCCCAACACCTCGTATGCCGTTTTAAAACCTAAATATCATTTGGCGCGAGTTATATTGAGAGATAACACATCGGTACTCCGTTTATATATTATTAACCCAGATGGGAGAAATAACCAACACGCCATAGCGCCATCACATTTTTTTCGCGAAGCAGGACGCAAAGCAACATTTCAAGGCATAGCTGCGGGTTATTTTGTTGAACCTGCAGGAACACTTATTTTGGATGGAGGAAGTGAATTTTTTCCTACAGAAAAGCGAGGCTATACCCCAAATCGGCAGTACGCTTTGCTCTCACAACCTCATGAACCTTGCGGTTTAGAATATGCCTTAGCAATTTTAGAAAAATTCTTTAAACAGGTTTCTATAAATTAAAAAAATTACAACAGGAGCCCCAATGAAATTATGTACTCGTTTATGTACCCTCTTCCTTTTATCCTTTACATTTGTGACCACAGCTTTTGCGGATGAGGTGGGAACCAACGATTTTCGCATCAGCGATATGGGCACAAATGGTGTTGCTGGCATTACAGCCATGGCCCCCTCTATTGCTTATAATTCTACAGACAATGAATACATTGTCATTTGGGTAGGCGATGATAACACAGCCCCTTTAGTTGTAGGTGAGCATGAAGTATTTGGCCAACGCTTAGACGGTAACGGAAACGAAATTGGAAGTGATTTTCGTATTAGCGATATGGGGCCAAATGGTGATGTTGATTATGATGTACAAGGCGGGACACAAAAAAATCAACCCACAATAGTCTATAATTCAACCGATAACGAATACTTAGTTGTATGGAATGGCGAGGACAATACCGGAAGCCTTATTGATGGAGAACCAGAAATTTTTGGACAACGCTTAGATGCGGACGGCAATGAAATTGGCACTAACGATTTTAAAATAAGTACTATGGGTCCCGATGGTGATGGCAACTATTTTGCTTCTAGTGGGGCACATGCAAGCTATAATTCAACCAATAACGAATATTTAGTTGTATGGACCGGTGAAGATGATACGGCCCCTCTTGTGAATAACGAAGTTGAAGTATTTGGACAGCGCCTAGACACCGATGGTAATGAAATTGGCACCAACGATTTTCGCATTAGCGACATGGGTACAAACGGAACCACAAATCACGCCCCATTTGGAGATCCTCGCGTGACTTATAATAACACCGATAATGAGTACCTGGTTGTATGGTCAGGAGACGACAATACCGGAGCATTGGTCCAGGAAGCCTATGAAATATTTGGCCAACGCTTAGATACCGATGGCAATGAGATTGGCACCAATGATTTTCGGATTAGTGATATGGGCGAGCTGGATACAGATACAGCCTTTCAGGCTTTTTATCCTAATGTTACCTACAATCAAACGGATAATGAATATCTCGTTGTATGGTATGGAGATGACGAGCGCGACGACGTAACTGATGACGAGTATGAAATTTACGGTCAACTGCTAGATGCCGATGGTAATGAAATTGGTGATAATGACTTTAAAATTAGTGATGTAGGTCCCGATAGCTCTAATAACTATTTAGCACTTAGTCCCAATGCTTACTTTAACAGTTTAGATGATGAATATCTTGTTACCTGGGCAGCCGAAGATAATAACGGCGGCATGGTTGATGAGGAATATGAAATATTTGGCCAACGTTTAAATACCAACGGTGACGAAATAGGAGATAATGATTTCCGTATAAGTGATATGGGTCCCGACGGAGATGCTAATTATGATGCAACATATACACAATCTATTGCATTCAATATTACGCTCAATCAATACTTAGTAGTATGGAGCGGAGACGATAATACGGGAACATTAGTTGACGGTGAAATTGAAATATTTGGCCAAAGTCTTAATTTCCCTAATTGTGGCAATGGCGTTTTAGAAACTGATGAAAGCTGCGATGACGGCAATGATGACAATACCGATACTTGTTTAAACACTTGTGAAACAGCAAGCTGCGGTGACGGCTTTACACAAACAGGGGCTGAAGAGTGCGATGACGGCAATGACGACAATACCGATACTTGTTTGAACACTTGTGTAGCAGCAAGCTGCGGTGATGGGTTTATACAAACAGGCGTTGAAGAATGCGACAATGCGGGGGCTAATAGCGACACTATGGCAAACGCTTGCCGTACCACTTGTATAGAGGCATCCTGCGGCGACGATATCATCGACACCGGAGAAGAATGCGATGATGGCAATGCAACTAATGATGATGGCTGCGATAGTGTTTGCGCTACCGAAGATGCAGATAGTGGAGATGATAGTACCGGCAGTTCTTCAGCAGGCGGGTGTTCGCTAGAACAAAACTCATCACCCCCTTCATTAAATACTATCATGTTGGTGATACTAGTTATGGGAGCACTGCACCTTGCTACAAAACGCAAAGCTTTTAAATAGAGTGATTAAGGATTAGCTACAGTTGTTGTAATATAAAACGTAGAACTATACGCGGTATTTCCACCCGCTGTAATTTTACCACGGAATAAAACCGTATCGGACGCTAAACAATTGGCACTAAACGTATTCGCATCCGAAAACACATCGTTACTCAGCACAATTGTATTCCCATCAGGAGTACCGCAACCCATTTCGTGCGGGGTATCAAAATCCAAATTATTATCGTCGGCCGAACATTCGATGCAAATTTCGGTCACGTTATCGGGCAAGTTTTCAAAGCTAACTGAAAAGTTGGCATCCACGGCCACATCTACATCCAAACCCTCCCATGCATCGTAACTGGCCTCGGCCTGACGATCGAGCTCGAAACCTTCGTATTCAACATTTTCGGCTCGGGGCAATAAATAATTAGCTACCGATGTAAACGCCACCTGATAAGTATCGGATACAGGATACAAAGAATAAAAACCGGCATCATCAGGACTAAAAACATTATTGGTACCCAGCGATAAATAATTAACATCGTAGCTATCATCAGACGGGATAGGAATAAAACCCAGCACGTTATCTTCGGCCGAACTATCGCCTAAATCTACCTCGGCTATAATATGCGTTTCTTCGTCGTCGATAGTAAAATCTACAACATCGTATTCACCGGTAATAAGAACGTGATCTTCAAAGGGCGCCTGGCCTTCTATGGAACACAGCCCCACAAAACTTGAACCGCTGGGAATACACTGGTAAAAATATTCACCGTGGCTGGCCACATAAATCATTTTAGCGTTATCGGCTAAATCGTTTGTACTTAAACCCAAAAATGCCGCCATGGTGTTTGAAATAACACTATTAGGGTCGGAAATATCCACCTGAAACGCTTCAGTATTGCCGTTAGAAAGCTGAGCCACTACAAACAAAACTGTGTTATTAAGCCAATCAATTTTTACACTCTCTACATTGGCCGAAGCCCCTAAATCGGCTTCAAATTGATCTTCGGTTTCAAGATCAACAATCAACAAATTTTGATTAACAGGATTAAAAGGATCTTCAAAAACGGAAGTAGCTAAAAGACTGCTATCCGGGCTGATGGCCATGGAACGGTTACTGGGCAAAACAGTGCCTGTATCAATTATGGCCACGTTGCCATCCCCATCTACCAACACAATTTCATTTTCATCCTCATCAAAACCACTAATAAAATTTTGCCCCGGAACCGAAGTAAGATCGTAAAGGAGACTATCCAGTTCTATGGGCGACTCACTAAAAAGCCCGTTGGAATTAATAGACGTAATAACAGGATTTCCATCGGCATTTGTTGCCGATAAATAAATGCCGTCCGCCCCTTCTACCAAACCATTAGGCTGTATGGAAAAAGCGCGGGTCGTATCCGTCATGCTGGCACTTGAATTTGTTAAA contains:
- a CDS encoding TetR/AcrR family transcriptional regulator, yielding MAKTKNPKLEAERKKSIMEAVYRFLSHRPVSELTLEKISVEAKLSKGLLNYYFKSKDRLIKETMKFVMDREKAKFLNLMNKDIPPPQKILEVFNVALPSRKEIENLTMFLMEVWSYNKNNPDNSQNLIDNYAEYGDVCKKFVEKEGASIKLDKEDLEILPMILYCLMDGISLRISLDPKLDVDGIRSQLLGFFFKHFQKYLTA
- a CDS encoding DUF4215 domain-containing protein, which gives rise to MKLCTRLCTLFLLSFTFVTTAFADEVGTNDFRISDMGTNGVAGITAMAPSIAYNSTDNEYIVIWVGDDNTAPLVVGEHEVFGQRLDGNGNEIGSDFRISDMGPNGDVDYDVQGGTQKNQPTIVYNSTDNEYLVVWNGEDNTGSLIDGEPEIFGQRLDADGNEIGTNDFKISTMGPDGDGNYFASSGAHASYNSTNNEYLVVWTGEDDTAPLVNNEVEVFGQRLDTDGNEIGTNDFRISDMGTNGTTNHAPFGDPRVTYNNTDNEYLVVWSGDDNTGALVQEAYEIFGQRLDTDGNEIGTNDFRISDMGELDTDTAFQAFYPNVTYNQTDNEYLVVWYGDDERDDVTDDEYEIYGQLLDADGNEIGDNDFKISDVGPDSSNNYLALSPNAYFNSLDDEYLVTWAAEDNNGGMVDEEYEIFGQRLNTNGDEIGDNDFRISDMGPDGDANYDATYTQSIAFNITLNQYLVVWSGDDNTGTLVDGEIEIFGQSLNFPNCGNGVLETDESCDDGNDDNTDTCLNTCETASCGDGFTQTGAEECDDGNDDNTDTCLNTCVAASCGDGFIQTGVEECDNAGANSDTMANACRTTCIEASCGDDIIDTGEECDDGNATNDDGCDSVCATEDADSGDDSTGSSSAGGCSLEQNSSPPSLNTIMLVILVMGALHLATKRKAFK